One Granulicella sp. 5B5 DNA window includes the following coding sequences:
- a CDS encoding cold-shock protein, whose translation MEQGTVKWFNDAKGFGFISRQNGEDVFVHYSAINSNGFKSLQEGQAVQFNVVKGPKGWQASDVQPL comes from the coding sequence ATGGAACAGGGAACAGTGAAGTGGTTCAACGACGCCAAGGGCTTTGGCTTCATCAGCAGACAGAACGGTGAGGATGTGTTTGTGCATTACTCGGCGATCAACTCGAATGGCTTCAAGAGCCTTCAAGAAGGTCAGGCCGTTCAGTTCAACGTGGTGAAGGGACCCAAGGGCTGGCAGGCTTCGGACGTACAGCCTCTCTAA
- the cmk gene encoding (d)CMP kinase — MSTATSVVKRERPVIAIDGPAGAGKSTMAAHLARRFGFLNLETGAMYRALALKAIENDLGFEDEAALLELAATTKIALRPQMEGNIVLLDGVDVSRRVRDKDVTSAASQVSIHPKLREWMVEQQRKLGVAGGVVMEGRDIGTVVFPDAEVKIFLDAAPEVRGNRRYRQAMPGDAAERKVTEAAIIEDLKERDARDRNRQDSPLRPAEDAVILDSTGLTLDEVLAKAEAIVHSHIG, encoded by the coding sequence ATGAGCACAGCAACAAGTGTGGTGAAGCGCGAGCGGCCGGTGATTGCGATCGATGGACCGGCGGGTGCGGGCAAGAGTACGATGGCGGCGCACCTGGCGCGGCGGTTCGGGTTTCTGAACCTGGAGACCGGGGCGATGTATCGTGCGCTGGCGCTGAAGGCGATTGAGAACGACCTCGGGTTTGAGGACGAGGCTGCGCTGCTGGAACTGGCCGCGACGACGAAGATCGCGCTGCGGCCGCAGATGGAAGGCAACATTGTGTTGCTGGATGGCGTGGATGTGTCGCGGCGGGTGCGGGACAAGGACGTGACGTCGGCGGCGTCGCAGGTCTCCATACATCCCAAACTGCGTGAGTGGATGGTGGAGCAACAGCGGAAGCTGGGCGTGGCCGGTGGCGTGGTGATGGAAGGGCGCGACATTGGGACGGTGGTGTTTCCGGATGCCGAGGTGAAGATCTTTTTGGATGCGGCGCCGGAGGTGCGCGGGAACCGGCGGTATCGGCAGGCGATGCCGGGGGATGCGGCCGAGCGGAAGGTGACGGAGGCGGCGATTATTGAGGACCTGAAGGAGCGCGATGCGCGCGACCGGAACCGGCAGGACTCGCCGCTGCGGCCTGCAGAGGATGCGGTGATTCTGGACTCGACCGGGCTGACGCTGGATGAAGTACTGGCGAAGGCAGAGGCGATTGTGCATTCCCATATTGGGTAG
- a CDS encoding GIY-YIG nuclease family protein has translation MREYEFFVYILASRSRTRYVGVTNDLRVRVLQHRQRVPGSFTARYNITRLVYFERFQYIASAIEREKELKDWNRSRKIALIENSNPTWGDLAADLR, from the coding sequence ATGCGTGAGTATGAGTTTTTCGTTTACATCCTAGCGAGCAGGTCTCGAACGCGCTATGTGGGGGTTACAAACGATCTGAGAGTGAGAGTCTTGCAGCATCGGCAGAGGGTGCCTGGGTCTTTCACGGCTCGCTATAACATCACGCGTTTGGTCTACTTTGAGCGTTTTCAGTACATCGCCAGTGCGATTGAGCGAGAGAAAGAACTGAAGGATTGGAACCGCTCGCGGAAGATAGCTTTGATTGAAAATAGCAATCCAACATGGGGAGATCTGGCCGCCGATTTGCGGTAG
- a CDS encoding sulfite exporter TauE/SafE family protein: MPLFAFSALIFGTAVLAGLLGALTGLGGGVVIVPVLIILFKVDIHYAIGASLVSVIATSSGAAVAYVREGYSNVRIGMFLEVATTLGAILGAWLTTRVSSNAISIVFGLVLLYSALASLRSRHDSLVTDGSPLARRLKLTGTLPDDCGNHQPYTAQRVPLGFSVLFGAGALSGLLGIGSGAVKVLGMDQAMELPFKVSTTTSNFMIGVTAAASAGVYLAHGYIDPGLSMPVMLGVLAGSLLGAKLLVHVHPVTLKRVFAGVITVLAAEMIYRGWKGSL, encoded by the coding sequence ATGCCCCTGTTCGCCTTCTCCGCCCTCATCTTCGGCACCGCGGTCCTCGCCGGCCTGCTCGGCGCGCTCACCGGCCTTGGCGGCGGAGTCGTCATCGTCCCCGTCCTCATCATCCTCTTCAAGGTCGACATCCACTACGCTATCGGCGCCTCACTCGTCTCCGTCATCGCCACGTCTTCAGGCGCCGCCGTAGCCTACGTCCGCGAGGGCTACTCCAACGTCCGCATCGGCATGTTCCTTGAGGTCGCCACCACGCTCGGCGCCATCCTCGGTGCCTGGCTCACCACGCGCGTCTCCTCCAACGCCATCTCCATCGTCTTCGGACTCGTCCTGCTCTACTCCGCGCTCGCCTCGCTGCGCAGCCGCCACGACTCCCTCGTTACCGACGGCTCGCCTCTAGCCCGCCGCCTCAAACTCACCGGCACCCTGCCCGATGACTGCGGCAACCACCAGCCCTACACCGCCCAGCGCGTCCCACTCGGCTTCTCCGTCCTCTTCGGAGCAGGCGCACTCTCCGGACTCCTCGGCATCGGCTCCGGCGCAGTCAAGGTCCTCGGCATGGACCAGGCCATGGAGCTTCCCTTCAAGGTCTCCACCACCACCAGCAACTTCATGATCGGCGTCACCGCCGCCGCCAGCGCCGGCGTCTACCTTGCCCACGGCTACATCGACCCCGGCCTGTCGATGCCCGTCATGCTCGGCGTCCTCGCCGGCTCACTCCTCGGCGCCAAGCTCCTCGTGCACGTCCACCCCGTCACCCTCAAGCGCGTCTTCGCCGGCGTCATCACCGTCCTCGCAGCCGAGATGATCTATCGCGGCTGGAAGGGAAGCCTCTAG
- a CDS encoding alpha/beta hydrolase, with translation MTSRRSLLLLVPALLSLTLAAQTPATKTDPPPAGYTDVIPLWPAGHVPGAVGTDPVDIPKLYSYPAAGPGPHSAVVVLPGGGYTHLVMDKEGGMEARWLQAHGVSAYVVQYRLWPRYKYPYPLLDGLRAVRYVRAHAKEWGLRPDAVGIWGFSAGGHMSGYLATAAPDAPENVSGTHDAIDQLSAHPDFAILSYARLDLDPKIPGTFGMKTLVGPDATQAQIDTVDPIKHVTAATSPCFIYSTEHDQTVNALNASHFFSALIAVGVPAELHIFEQGLHGTHMGTDKTEFPELAITPTLIQHWLQIHNWMPGQP, from the coding sequence ATGACCTCACGGCGCTCGCTGCTTCTCCTCGTCCCCGCCCTCCTCAGCCTCACGCTCGCCGCGCAGACACCTGCAACTAAGACAGACCCGCCACCCGCCGGTTACACAGACGTCATCCCCCTCTGGCCTGCTGGCCACGTTCCCGGCGCTGTCGGTACTGACCCTGTCGACATCCCGAAACTCTACAGCTACCCCGCCGCTGGCCCCGGCCCGCACAGCGCCGTCGTCGTCCTCCCCGGCGGCGGCTATACGCACCTCGTTATGGATAAGGAAGGTGGCATGGAAGCCCGCTGGCTGCAGGCCCACGGCGTCTCCGCCTACGTCGTCCAGTACCGCCTCTGGCCGCGCTACAAGTACCCCTACCCGCTCCTCGACGGCCTCCGCGCCGTCCGCTACGTCCGCGCCCACGCCAAAGAGTGGGGTCTCCGTCCCGACGCCGTCGGCATCTGGGGCTTCTCCGCCGGCGGACACATGTCCGGCTACCTCGCCACCGCCGCGCCTGACGCTCCTGAAAATGTATCCGGCACCCACGACGCCATCGACCAGCTCTCCGCGCACCCCGACTTCGCCATCCTCAGCTACGCCCGCCTCGACCTCGACCCCAAGATCCCCGGCACCTTCGGCATGAAGACCCTCGTCGGTCCCGACGCCACGCAGGCGCAGATCGACACCGTTGACCCCATCAAGCACGTCACCGCCGCCACCAGCCCCTGCTTCATCTACTCCACCGAGCACGACCAGACCGTCAACGCCCTCAACGCCAGCCACTTCTTCTCCGCGCTCATCGCCGTCGGCGTCCCGGCCGAGCTCCACATCTTCGAGCAGGGCCTCCACGGCACCCACATGGGCACCGACAAAACCGAGTTCCCCGAGCTCGCCATCACCCCCACCCTCATCCAGCACTGGCTCCAGATCCACAACTGGATGCCCGGCCAGCCCTGA
- a CDS encoding YihY/virulence factor BrkB family protein codes for MATIAAAAWQQCSRRASAAWQVLRTLRRAAMSAMEHDALNLAQATAYSAMFALFPTLIAAAAVVSLLPDAMPVRLQMATFFGRVLPSNVSPILEEYFANSHASAYTARAVVSAAVVSLAGATSVMATLMEGFRRAHKLPLLRSSFWPVRMRALALVPLSLLPMTLASGLVVFGHLMTRWVAHQVTPDLRGPVYVVAFVVRWTVALAGSVGIIAVIYHLGTDMTRGMGDMLQPLMKDMREPWQMLRRGWSWSASLPGAMVATGLWFVSTLLFGIYVTRFANYSRVYGSVGAAIALMFWLYLIALSVLVGAEFNAQRTLQDRDPHLSELLWKLPGLRRRRTGRIAD; via the coding sequence ATGGCAACCATAGCCGCGGCAGCCTGGCAGCAGTGTAGTCGCAGGGCGTCCGCGGCGTGGCAGGTGTTGCGGACGCTGCGGCGCGCGGCTATGTCCGCGATGGAGCATGATGCGCTGAACCTTGCGCAGGCGACGGCGTACTCGGCGATGTTCGCGCTGTTTCCTACGCTGATTGCGGCGGCGGCGGTGGTGAGCCTGCTGCCGGATGCGATGCCGGTGCGGCTGCAGATGGCGACGTTCTTCGGGCGGGTGCTGCCGTCGAATGTGAGCCCGATTCTGGAAGAGTATTTTGCGAACAGCCATGCGAGCGCGTACACGGCGCGGGCTGTGGTGAGCGCGGCGGTAGTGAGCCTGGCGGGCGCGACGAGCGTGATGGCGACGCTGATGGAAGGGTTCAGGCGGGCGCATAAGCTGCCGCTGCTGCGGTCGAGCTTCTGGCCGGTGCGGATGCGGGCGCTGGCGCTGGTGCCGCTGTCTTTGCTACCGATGACGCTGGCGAGCGGGCTGGTGGTGTTTGGGCACCTGATGACGCGGTGGGTGGCGCACCAGGTGACGCCTGACCTTCGCGGGCCGGTGTACGTGGTGGCGTTTGTGGTGCGGTGGACGGTGGCGCTGGCGGGGAGTGTGGGGATCATCGCGGTGATCTACCACCTGGGCACGGACATGACGCGGGGCATGGGGGATATGCTGCAGCCGCTGATGAAGGACATGCGCGAGCCGTGGCAGATGCTGCGGCGGGGGTGGAGCTGGAGCGCGAGCCTGCCGGGGGCGATGGTGGCGACGGGGCTGTGGTTCGTGTCGACGCTGCTGTTTGGGATTTATGTGACGCGGTTTGCGAACTACTCGCGGGTGTATGGGTCGGTGGGTGCGGCGATTGCGCTGATGTTCTGGCTGTACCTGATTGCGCTGAGCGTGCTGGTGGGGGCGGAGTTCAATGCGCAGAGGACGTTACAGGACCGCGACCCGCACCTGAGCGAGCTGCTGTGGAAGCTGCCGGGCTTGCGGAGGCGCCGGACAGGTAGAATAGCGGACTGA
- a CDS encoding DUF1634 domain-containing protein codes for MPFSLSTRPTDHELESAVARVLLVGVSLSALIVIIGAVLYLAHTHTTPDYRHFRAPTLHNPISTAFRAALHGSPTGLIQCGLLVLIATPVARVALCLGGFALQRDRLYVLVSAIVLAVLLFSFLHSGV; via the coding sequence ATGCCCTTCTCACTCTCCACACGCCCTACCGATCACGAGCTCGAATCCGCCGTCGCCCGCGTGCTCCTCGTCGGCGTCTCACTCTCCGCGCTCATCGTCATCATCGGAGCCGTGCTCTATCTCGCGCACACCCACACCACGCCGGACTACCGCCACTTCCGCGCACCCACGCTCCACAATCCCATCTCCACCGCCTTCCGCGCCGCACTCCATGGCTCCCCTACCGGCCTCATCCAGTGCGGACTCCTCGTTCTCATCGCCACTCCCGTCGCCCGCGTCGCTTTATGCCTCGGCGGCTTCGCTCTGCAGCGCGACCGCCTCTACGTCCTGGTTAGCGCCATCGTCCTCGCCGTCCTCCTCTTCAGCTTCCTCCACAGCGGCGTCTAG
- the pyk gene encoding pyruvate kinase, translating into MDKGKLEWCRRAKIVATLGPASSTETMFRQLVRAGLDVARLNFSHGSHDQKSELIAMVRKVAKEEGKPICILADLQGPKIRTGVLVDHKPVLLETGKRLTITPEQIEGTTERVSTVFTTLAENVVPGTQILLSDGLIELRVVEVVGADVVTEIVNGGMLGEKKGINLPGVAIKVPSLTEKDEEDLEFALKAGCDTIAVSFVQTADDVRYVKGRIAQLGSDAWVIAKLEKPQAIDHLDSILEAADAIMVARGDLGVEVPPEKVPAIQKHIIRRSMEYRKPVITATQMLESMIENPRPTRAEASDVANAIYDGTDAVMLSAESAAGKYPVESVAMMAKIVMETEASMRAEAPSKQPLKPHGKRVLMTIPETICESMAHAAQDLDLAAVAIFTETGNTARLLSKYRPDAPIYAFSPDESVVHRTMLLWGTSPIQCARFAGTDKLVETAEDVLEQGGYVKPKQVVGIVAGTATKTGATNFMRLHVIGDR; encoded by the coding sequence GTGGACAAGGGAAAGTTGGAGTGGTGCCGTCGCGCGAAGATTGTGGCCACGCTGGGGCCTGCCTCAAGCACAGAGACGATGTTTCGGCAGCTGGTGCGGGCGGGCCTGGATGTGGCCAGACTGAACTTTTCCCACGGGTCTCATGACCAAAAGAGCGAATTGATTGCCATGGTGCGGAAGGTGGCGAAGGAAGAAGGCAAGCCGATCTGCATTCTTGCGGATTTGCAGGGGCCGAAGATCCGCACGGGTGTGCTGGTGGACCACAAGCCGGTGCTGCTGGAGACGGGCAAGCGGCTGACGATTACTCCGGAGCAGATTGAGGGCACGACGGAGCGCGTGAGCACGGTGTTTACGACGCTGGCAGAGAATGTGGTGCCGGGGACGCAGATTCTGCTGTCGGATGGGTTGATTGAGCTGCGCGTAGTGGAGGTGGTGGGTGCAGATGTGGTGACGGAGATTGTGAACGGCGGAATGCTCGGGGAGAAGAAGGGCATCAACCTGCCGGGCGTGGCGATCAAGGTGCCGTCGTTGACGGAGAAGGACGAAGAGGACCTGGAGTTTGCGTTGAAGGCCGGGTGCGACACGATTGCGGTCAGTTTTGTTCAGACCGCGGACGATGTGCGGTATGTGAAGGGCAGGATCGCGCAGCTGGGGTCGGATGCGTGGGTGATTGCGAAGCTGGAGAAGCCGCAGGCGATCGACCACCTGGACTCGATCCTGGAGGCTGCGGACGCGATCATGGTGGCCCGCGGCGACCTGGGTGTGGAGGTGCCGCCGGAGAAGGTGCCGGCGATCCAGAAGCATATTATCCGGCGCTCGATGGAGTACCGGAAGCCGGTGATTACAGCGACGCAGATGCTGGAGTCGATGATTGAAAACCCGCGGCCGACGAGGGCGGAGGCGAGCGATGTGGCGAATGCGATCTATGACGGCACGGATGCGGTGATGCTGAGTGCGGAGAGCGCGGCGGGGAAGTATCCGGTGGAGTCGGTGGCGATGATGGCGAAGATCGTGATGGAGACGGAGGCATCGATGCGCGCGGAGGCTCCGTCGAAGCAGCCGCTGAAGCCGCATGGCAAGCGTGTGCTGATGACGATTCCGGAGACGATCTGCGAGAGCATGGCGCATGCCGCGCAGGACCTCGACTTGGCCGCCGTGGCGATCTTTACGGAGACGGGCAACACGGCTCGGCTGCTGAGCAAGTACAGGCCGGATGCGCCGATCTATGCGTTCAGCCCGGATGAGAGCGTGGTGCATAGGACGATGCTGCTTTGGGGGACGTCGCCGATACAGTGCGCGCGGTTTGCGGGCACGGACAAGCTGGTGGAGACGGCGGAAGATGTGCTGGAGCAGGGCGGGTATGTGAAGCCGAAGCAGGTGGTGGGGATCGTGGCCGGTACGGCGACGAAGACCGGAGCGACGAACTTTATGCGGCTGCATGTGATTGGGGACCGGTGA
- the mutL gene encoding DNA mismatch repair endonuclease MutL: MGKIRVLSDQVANQIAAGEVVERPASVVKELLENSLDAGATRIRVEIEGGGRKLIRIVDNGCGMNRDDAMLAFERHATSKLRSSDDLLTIATLGFRGEALPSIASVARVLLETRVAEDKAGTVVEIAGGNMLRVEDSGLPAGTTIAVRDLFFNTPARRKFLRSEQTELGHVAALVTHYALAHPEKHFELHSATQALLVAPAVADASERLFQIFGRDTFQSLVPVAAEIDFARAGIPEPPPWKRPEDYEPPAPGMMRVSGFVSKPELQKLNRNSIYVFANGRLIRDRLILHAFTEAYRNIIPPTSFPVVLLFLEMPPAEIDVNVHPAKTEVRFRQGSFVHDFVRDTVRTALMRARPAASFLTALEGSATASASLMVNVSPLPGIDQPVFEPRAMVAESEGTIEPVDVAAFELHGRMVAESPGRLGFEGSGIAVGYEDSATPFIDGEAVDERGTQSSGTLNGLASLKPVGQLRDSFILAVNEEGLWIIDQHVAHERVLFEKILRERKVEAVQRQRLLMPVLIDLLPEQMVTFAEIAEELERNGFEAEPFGPRTLAVKAAPVGLEGKELERVLEEVLGAGEKTAQVENEELRRTRIAASIACHAAIKVNMPLEPAKIDWLLKELGKTEHPTSCPHGRPIALRYSLKDIQRAFQRI, from the coding sequence ATGGGGAAGATCCGCGTACTTTCTGATCAGGTGGCGAACCAGATTGCTGCTGGCGAGGTGGTGGAGCGGCCTGCGTCGGTGGTGAAGGAGCTGTTGGAGAACTCGCTGGATGCGGGGGCTACGCGGATTCGTGTGGAGATTGAGGGCGGTGGGCGGAAGCTGATTCGCATCGTGGACAACGGGTGCGGGATGAACCGCGATGATGCGATGCTGGCGTTTGAGCGTCATGCTACGTCGAAGCTGCGGTCGAGTGATGATCTGCTGACGATTGCGACGCTGGGGTTTCGTGGCGAGGCGCTGCCTTCGATTGCTAGTGTGGCGCGGGTGCTGCTGGAGACACGCGTGGCGGAGGATAAGGCCGGGACGGTGGTGGAGATCGCCGGTGGGAACATGCTGCGCGTGGAGGATTCCGGGCTGCCTGCGGGGACGACGATTGCGGTGCGGGATCTGTTCTTCAATACTCCGGCGCGGCGGAAGTTTTTGCGCAGCGAGCAGACGGAGCTGGGGCATGTGGCGGCGCTGGTGACGCACTATGCGCTGGCGCATCCGGAGAAGCACTTTGAGCTGCACAGCGCGACGCAGGCGCTGCTGGTGGCTCCTGCGGTGGCTGATGCGAGCGAGCGGCTGTTCCAGATCTTTGGGCGCGATACGTTTCAGAGCCTGGTGCCGGTGGCGGCGGAGATTGATTTTGCGCGGGCGGGGATTCCTGAGCCTCCGCCGTGGAAGCGGCCGGAGGACTATGAGCCACCTGCGCCGGGGATGATGCGGGTGAGCGGGTTCGTGAGCAAGCCGGAGCTGCAGAAGCTGAACAGGAACTCGATCTATGTGTTTGCGAATGGGAGGCTGATTCGCGACCGGCTGATACTTCATGCGTTCACGGAGGCGTATCGGAACATTATTCCGCCGACGTCGTTCCCGGTGGTGCTGCTGTTTCTGGAGATGCCGCCTGCGGAGATCGATGTGAATGTGCATCCAGCGAAGACCGAGGTGCGGTTCAGGCAGGGATCGTTTGTGCATGATTTTGTGCGCGACACGGTACGCACGGCGTTGATGCGGGCGCGGCCTGCGGCGAGTTTTCTGACGGCGCTGGAGGGGTCGGCGACGGCGAGCGCGAGTTTGATGGTGAATGTGTCGCCGCTGCCGGGGATCGACCAGCCGGTGTTTGAGCCGCGTGCGATGGTGGCGGAGAGTGAAGGGACGATTGAGCCGGTGGATGTGGCGGCGTTTGAGCTGCACGGGCGGATGGTGGCGGAGTCTCCAGGACGGCTGGGCTTTGAGGGGAGCGGGATTGCGGTGGGGTATGAGGATAGTGCGACCCCGTTCATCGACGGTGAGGCTGTCGATGAACGGGGCACCCAGAGTAGTGGAACGCTGAATGGGCTGGCTTCGTTGAAGCCGGTGGGGCAGTTGCGGGACTCGTTCATTTTGGCGGTGAATGAAGAGGGGTTGTGGATCATCGACCAGCATGTGGCGCATGAGCGGGTGCTGTTTGAGAAGATTCTGCGCGAGCGGAAGGTGGAGGCGGTGCAGCGTCAGAGACTGCTGATGCCGGTGCTGATCGACCTGTTGCCGGAGCAGATGGTGACGTTTGCGGAGATTGCGGAGGAGCTGGAGCGGAACGGGTTCGAAGCCGAGCCGTTTGGGCCGCGGACGCTGGCGGTGAAGGCGGCTCCGGTGGGGTTGGAGGGCAAGGAGCTGGAGAGGGTGCTGGAAGAGGTGCTGGGCGCGGGCGAGAAGACGGCGCAGGTGGAGAACGAGGAGCTAAGGCGGACTCGGATTGCGGCTTCGATCGCGTGCCACGCAGCGATCAAGGTGAATATGCCCCTGGAGCCCGCGAAGATCGACTGGTTGTTGAAAGAATTAGGGAAAACGGAGCATCCGACGAGCTGTCCGCACGGCAGACCGATTGCATTGCGGTATTCTTTAAAGGACATCCAGCGGGCGTTTCAGCGCATATAA
- a CDS encoding thioredoxin family protein gives MRRVIGTVLVVGSLLVPAAGAQMSQPGVDAAAKAAHKAVIPYSPGKHIYPAIDAAQGDVAAALKQARKEHKRVILDFGADWCGDCQVLDIYFHQSPNEEIVDKHFIEVKVNIGRMDANLDLAHKYGVPVHGVPALAVLRPDGSVVVSQDKEFSDMRYMQSSSLTTFLNKWKR, from the coding sequence ATGAGACGAGTAATCGGGACGGTGTTGGTTGTTGGATCTCTGCTGGTTCCGGCGGCGGGTGCGCAGATGTCGCAACCAGGTGTGGATGCGGCGGCTAAGGCAGCGCACAAGGCGGTGATTCCTTATTCGCCGGGCAAGCATATCTATCCGGCGATCGATGCGGCGCAGGGCGATGTGGCGGCGGCGCTGAAGCAGGCGCGCAAGGAGCACAAGCGCGTAATTCTGGACTTTGGCGCGGACTGGTGCGGCGACTGCCAGGTGCTGGACATCTACTTTCACCAGAGCCCGAATGAGGAGATCGTCGATAAGCACTTTATCGAGGTGAAGGTGAACATCGGGCGGATGGATGCGAACCTGGACCTGGCGCACAAGTATGGCGTGCCGGTGCATGGCGTGCCGGCGCTGGCGGTGCTGCGACCCGATGGAAGCGTGGTGGTGAGCCAGGACAAAGAGTTTTCGGACATGCGGTATATGCAGTCGAGCTCGCTGACGACGTTTTTGAATAAGTGGAAGCGGTAA
- a CDS encoding VWA domain-containing protein — protein MFRSTLLVCVCAAGTLWAQDAGPVLTKRPDPPAQAKGADISVNAKLVVLSVVVHGRKGELVNNLTKDDFVLKAGPRSIKDAKPDAIELQTIKYFDHDTDVPLTLGLLVDVSRSQREVLPDEQKGSQAFLEQTLLPAVGEKPTDKGYRPADKAFVVQFAKPIELLQDVTDKNARLQKAIDELGTESPTFHDDETDTTDSEGRRERHGGTSLYDSIYLSANEIEAKQTGRKALVVLTDGVDVGSKETLPDAIEAAQKSDTVIYAVYYRGKEQRQQNDNYNRNNRRGGGFPGGGGYPGGGYPGGGYPGGGYPGGGGYPGGGYPGGGGGGSNPHGRTEPSRKPNVDGKQVLERICGETGGAVFEVSKKLTVDEILKEIGDDLRQQYRLGFTPTADEARYGYHQIDLSLKNPDENKKDSIQVRDGYYATDDK, from the coding sequence ATGTTTCGTTCGACCCTATTGGTGTGTGTTTGTGCGGCTGGAACGTTGTGGGCGCAGGACGCTGGGCCTGTGCTGACGAAGCGGCCCGATCCGCCGGCACAGGCCAAGGGGGCGGACATCTCGGTGAATGCGAAGCTGGTGGTGCTGTCGGTGGTGGTGCACGGGCGCAAGGGCGAGTTGGTGAACAACCTGACCAAGGACGACTTTGTGCTGAAGGCTGGGCCGCGGTCGATCAAGGACGCGAAGCCAGATGCGATTGAACTGCAGACGATCAAGTACTTCGACCACGATACGGATGTGCCGCTGACGCTGGGGCTGCTGGTGGATGTGAGCCGGTCGCAGCGGGAGGTGCTACCGGATGAGCAGAAGGGCAGCCAGGCGTTTCTGGAGCAGACGCTGCTGCCGGCGGTGGGTGAGAAGCCTACGGATAAGGGATACAGGCCGGCGGACAAGGCGTTTGTGGTGCAGTTCGCCAAGCCGATCGAGCTGCTGCAGGATGTGACGGACAAGAACGCGCGACTGCAGAAGGCGATTGATGAGCTGGGTACGGAGAGCCCGACGTTCCATGACGACGAGACAGATACGACGGACAGCGAGGGGCGGCGCGAGCGGCATGGCGGGACGTCGCTGTATGACTCGATCTATCTGTCGGCCAATGAGATAGAGGCCAAGCAGACGGGGCGCAAGGCGCTGGTGGTGCTGACCGATGGCGTGGATGTGGGCAGCAAGGAGACCCTGCCGGATGCGATCGAGGCGGCTCAGAAGTCGGATACGGTGATCTATGCCGTGTACTACAGGGGCAAAGAGCAGCGGCAGCAGAACGATAACTACAACCGGAACAACCGGCGGGGTGGTGGGTTTCCGGGCGGTGGTGGCTACCCAGGAGGTGGGTATCCAGGGGGTGGTTATCCGGGTGGCGGCTACCCGGGGGGCGGTGGATATCCCGGTGGCGGTTATCCGGGCGGCGGTGGCGGCGGGAGCAATCCGCATGGGCGCACAGAGCCCAGCCGGAAGCCGAATGTGGATGGCAAGCAGGTGCTGGAGCGGATCTGCGGCGAGACCGGCGGGGCGGTGTTCGAGGTGAGTAAGAAACTGACGGTGGACGAGATTCTGAAGGAGATCGGTGACGATCTGCGGCAACAGTACCGGCTGGGCTTTACGCCGACGGCGGACGAGGCGCGGTATGGATACCACCAGATCGACCTGAGCCTGAAGAACCCGGACGAGAACAAGAAGGACTCGATCCAGGTGCGGGACGGGTACTATGCGACGGACGACAAGTAG